DNA sequence from the Electrophorus electricus isolate fEleEle1 chromosome 19, fEleEle1.pri, whole genome shotgun sequence genome:
AAAAGGTAAAAATCAAAACTTAAGCCATTTATTGCAGCCACTTCTTCCATTAACAATTGAGACCAGGCGGCGTCTGACAGTGGGTAATGGTGAACTTAACTCCCCAGGGCCTTCCAGTAGCCTCAGAAATCAATCCATTTTGGTTTCTGATTTTTATATGCTCTATCAGTAAAGAGATCAATTATACCAATCTTCTATGATAAGTTCTGTATATTGGCATGCTGTTTCCTTTAATTCCACAGAATAAAGCCAATCATCAAGAAAACACAGTTTGTTCGAAAAATACCATGCGGTCTGAATAGAGACAACATTTGCTGTATAGTTAAGTATATGGATGTTTTCTAATTCTAGTGGTGAGATGAAAATACAGCTTACTTGTGGGTCTTTcaaacactgttttcattaccaaaaaaattaaacatttataaaagcGCATTCTGCCACTGTTTATGCAATGGCTGCACACTGAAAGCAAATAACATATGCTTATAAGATTTTGGTACCTTTAATGTCTGCAGTCACTTCAGTCAGTTACTTCTGTGTTGGCAGGCACCTCAATATCTGAGACAGAAACCTGTCACCTCTATATATCTACGACAAACCACAAATCAATATCCAGTTCAAACCAGTTGTTGCCGGTCCTCATTTTCACAGTTGTGACAGGTCAAAACCACACCTAAGTCCCGTTAACTACTCTTCCcccattaaaaaggaaaatatgcTTTGCTGATGTACTCGGGGAAATAGTTGTGATTGTTTCAGTCCATGACAATGTCAACCAACCAGTTCCTGGTCACTGctaaaatttattattaatttggtTTCAGTtgcagacattttcaaatgatttggtCCGCCTTTATAATGAGgagatttattattgtaaaacaaacacacaaactacatttTGATATGTATATCCCTCCTATTCAACCCATACACTCCtgcataaaaaaaatagaacaaacctaaaatgttataatattaaGCTTTTAATGGTCTCATCAACAAATAATTGGGCATTTTCGAACACCATACATGTAGAACAttgaattttatattaaaattttaGGTGTTTCATgatattatatttgtttacaaaaatgtgcattaataGGCATTTATCATAAATTATCAACATGAAGGAGGCTTTGCctaatttatgttttgtgtttcatttcatgaaGTCATAGAGGCATAAAGTGAGCCATGTTCTTGGTAACGGTGATGCATAATGCACACATGGAGTTTTGGTTTCTGATCCAGAGATTGCTAATTTTCTGTCAATAATTAAATCACTAAGTGATTGTACTCAGTAGAGTCAACACTACTGTCATACCATGCCACCACAGTAATATGCGCACATCCCTCTGTGACCATATCTATGCTCACAAGGTCCTGTGTTTCCAGGATCTTATGTTCCCTAGTTCAATACTTTGTGAACACATTAACCTTCCTAGGAACATAGGACCCTGGGAACATGTTTTTAGTTATATGCTGATAAAACAAGTATTCTCTTCacttgaaatgtgtgttttgaataaCTTGGATGGATTTGTGGACACTTGATAAGGCCTTTTGGAAACCCATAGCaaagtgttttattaaacatgcacactttttcttttactaaacaaaataatttgctaaattataaaaaataaataaatacttttagcTTTCATTTCTGATGATCCAGTTATATAATTTAATCAGAGTCTATATAGCTTGCATGataacatttgaataaaaaatcACAATCATAAGCAAAGCAAAATCATTGGAAATTGGCTGGTTTGGGCCTGTGCTTAATCCAGTGAACATAATTTACTATGGTAGAGTAaacccaagaaaaaaaacacactgtaaaaactttctttgtgttaatttgatttaaatcaCCAGTgttgttcagattttttttaaaatgtctgttttacgTGGTCAGCTTACAATTTGAGGTACCCAAAATTTTATCTTCTATTTCCCATCACCACAGAAGAGAAATACATCTTGTAATTGAAATTCCGTTAACATGCTCTCTCTGTGGTTTTGCTAAGAAATGAAATTTTTCAGAAGTGTGTGACTTCTTTAAACACAGGATGTAAAACCATAGACACTGGTTATTGTCATTGTACTAAACATCAAACTATGCACTACATTATATACATCCTTCTTTTCTATATTTCATCAGTGTACCTATTTACTGAATGCCACACTGgtattcattcacatttcaaaatataacaataaaaaaataattttaaaaaatctccaAACATATTTGATCCATCTATCATATACAGGGATAATCATATGCATAAATTATCTTAAATAGTAAACAGGGGCCATCATACATTAAGTCTTATTGCGCACAATGgtattttgtttctaaaatataacaattttgtttaaaatgtatggaTGCCAAGTTATGCCCAGTTATGCTCCGTATTGTACTATGTTCTTCAAAATGCATTGTCGGTACTGTatataaatgcacttttatgtattttttgtataaCAATAGTATTGTTTCACAAAAATTCCAATTAGTGTGAGTGAAATAGACAAAAAGTAAATCCTCCATTTTCCTGGCTACTCAAGCACTTCCAGGTTTTCCTGCTGTCGTCTGTTTCCAtggtccatatatatatatatatatatgtcgcTTCTCGTTCTGTTACACTTATTCTCTGCGCTCCAGGCTAAGTTACGCTTTAATTTTTTCGTGCTCGctagttttattctgttctcaTTCCTCGTCAGGTGTTCTCCCAtctgttgtactttctctctgtctacgttgctttccctgtttgtATTTGCCAGTCTTGTTCAATTCTCGTTCCTCGTCAGGTGTTCTACCGTCTCTTCGCTTCTGTTAGGTTTGTCTTCCCGTGTTCATATATGAAaggatgttgtctggttttccttttggttCTGTTACCTGTGCTTTTGTCgtggttattgtttgtctatCTTAAGTAGCCTGGTTCAGTCTATTCCCCTTCCTAATCAGTTTCCTTCCCCGCTTGTCCTAGTTTTACAATTCATCGTTGTCCTTCCATTAGTAATACcttactgtttatattttttgttgccTAGTTATCTTCACCCTGTTAGTTTGttagtcttctgtttgttccttcgttctattctgtattatgtatttccCTGGTTAGTCTGcttctgttattaaatgtattcatttattctatcttgtctgtcttttattCTCATTATGGCTTCCCTGGTCATTGATTCAGCTCGCTCTCACGTCCAAGGCGTTGTTACTTCCGGTGTGTGTTCGCTCTCAACCTGCCCCTCGTTATATCTGCCTTGTGCTGTGGGAATGCTTAAGATAAGAAAAATTTGATCTGGTCACTATATAGTAGTGACGTTTGGGTCTTAGTACCTAGTGGATCATTGTTAAAGGAAAACTTCAAAGTGAATTTTTTATTCACTTGAACAAAGACCATAAAAGTTACAGACagatcaaatatcaaataatctaaatgttattagtattaaaatgcagtcagcaaccattaatcaaaattaaattggCATAGACTGAAAAATGTACATTCTCTTTAATAAAGTACCTACAGTATATCTATGTGAGATTCCTGTTGAGTTACATACAGTGAACAGGCTGCAGTCTGTATAAAAAACGACAGATTGGTACCTTTTAATGTCTGCAGTCACTTCAGTCAGTTACTTTAGTGTTGGCATGCACCTCAATATCCCAAGTGAGACAGAATCCTGTCACCTCTACGACAAACGACAAATCATTATCCACTTCAAACCAGTTGATGCTGGTCCTGGCATTTTTGACAGGGCAAAACCAAACCTAAATAATGTTTGtcagacattttcaaatgattggTCCACCTTTATAATGAGGAGATTtcttattgtaaaacaaatttattatcaatattatacaacaacaacaatactaataataatcacCATCATCTCGAGAGGTGTACACCAAAGAAAACCACTGAGCAAAATCAAAGCTGGTAAAAATATATGTTCAACTACAGTGAATAGGCAGCAGAGCCAAAGCTTCCTCAGCGAACCAATCAGCAGCTACTTTACCTAATATGTAGTACTGGGTATTTTGAACATAGCCAGAAGCATCGTGATAAACTAAACGCAGAGGAAACTCATAATCAGGGAAATGGGAATGGGCAGGATGGTTCTGGAgacaaattgtaataaaaagtaatgcatttaatatataacCCACATCAATGACAAATCCAGTGTATGGCTAATCAAGCAAACAAGTATGAATGTGAAATTTTTAATTCCcttgaacaaaaaacaaaaaggtacagacatcaattaatcaaaataatattaataataaaatgcagtCAGCAgccaaaaatctaaattaaatcaGCATAAACTGAACAGTGAACATTCTCTTTACTATAGAACCTACATCTATGGGACATTTCTGTTGATTTCATACAATGAACAGGCTGCAGTCTGtataaaaatgacagatttgACAGTTCATTATGATAAATggataaagtaaatgtaatattgttcAAAATCAACCAATAAAGTCGAAAAGTGTACATACAAACCATATATGTGTAAACTGCTTCAGTATGTTCAttctttacacacattcatgtgcTCTCTTGTCTTTGAAATTTCACTAATCAAATAAGATCTACTGTTTAAATTTATACTGATCATTGTGGTGATCTTATACTTAAGATAAGAGTTCTTTAATTTTATCTATTACTTCTATTGCACCTTCAACTGTTTCTTTATATGCCATTTTCATTGCCTCATCCACAGTCTCTGCCCCATCTGCTCCTTGATTACCACTAATCACTCCTGCTATTGCCCCAGCTGCACTTGATGTTCCAAGTATACCTGCTGTGCATGCTGGAACGCTCGCTGAAATTAAGACTCCAGCCCCAAGGCCAAGGAAAGCACCTGTCAATGCTCCTGTTCCCGTCCCCACTAACTTTGCTAACAGGTTGCTATGAACTCTCGGCTTTGCTTGTTCTCTCACTATTTTAATATCTGGAACCTCTTTACCTTCCTCACATGAAGCCTTACACTCTGCATCTATAACTTTATCTACTAGCTGTAGCATCTCATTGGTGTAACACTCTCCTCTattctccctcaccatctcctctATGGTGTTCAGTAGCTTCTCCACCTGAACCCTGTTGCTCCTGTACTCATCCTGTTGCTCATTCCAGTATTTATTATCAATGACATGAACACGACCTCCACATTTATTCACAAGGTCCTGTAACTCTCTACTCTGCTTCACAAAGTCTTCAATCATCTGGCCCTCAGGGAGTTGATCACCAAAGGTGAAGAGCACCACTGCATATTTTAGGGCATCCTCTCCAAAtgattcagttatttttttcacagtttcGATCTCGTGCTTTGTGTATCTTCCAACTTTGAGCAcaatcacaaatgcatgtgGGCCTGGTGCACACTCAGTAACACATCGTAATATTTCAGAGTTTAATTCCTCTGAAGTGAGACTAGTGTCAAAAAACCCAGGTGTGTCAATGACTGTTATTAACTTCTCATTAATGGGTTTTGTATTTAAGTAGCATTTTTGAGTTTGTGAGTTGGGTGAACATTTAGAACCAAATACTTGTTCACCCAGGATCAGATTTCCAGCACTGCTTTTACCATCACCTGTTTTCCCAAGAAGCACAATCCTCCGTTCATCCATCGCTCCTACTGAGAGACAAAAGAGCATTGCTGAATAACCAATGTTATGACAGCATGAGTTACCATGCAATGAATTTGAGGTGAGTTCAGACCATTCAGGATAAGTTATTGTCACCTGTTCATTTGAGTTATTAAGTTTAAATGGTATttcacaatataatataaactttACCTCTCTGCCTTTATTCTGCGGCAGGCAGGTTCAGTATCACATGTGAGTCAGAATCCTGTAGCCTCTATGCAcctaaacaaaaagacaaatcaagATCCTGTTCAAGCAGTTTCTTGCAGATCTTTCTCTTTAACATTTCTGACACAATGGAAACcacacacaatttacattttgtttgtttatttgttaaaacaattttaaatgaaaaatacttttGCAGCACCAACTGCCCTGGTCAGCAagcatacaaacatgcatgacTGACTATTGATAGAGTAATTCATCCCTGCTATCCAGAGGGCAGTGCCAGTTTTGTTATCATAGACTCTGGGACATGGATGGGTTTTGCATCATTGGGCCTTGAAACACTAACACAAATTATCTTAAAACAAGACTTAATTTTTGAGAACAGGAACTTTTGATTTCCTGTATCACTATCACAATCACATAATGATTGTAcaagattaatttaaaacatgaacaagcAGTAAGTCTCATTCAGTGTGTTAGGGTTGGCCCCTCCTAtcatccctgtctccatggtttccctgtctcatgttattgtctcattttctccattccttgttttggttttcaccttctcatttgtatcacctgttcattgttagtcctcattacctTGTGTATTTATAGCTTGTGATTCTATTCCTGTGTTCTGTGAAGTTGGATGTTCTAAGCCCTGCGTTGTTtgctctgactgtgtgtctctgcctgttcGTGTAGTTTTTGTTCCTTATTGtagcctgtgtttttgttctagtTGAGTTCCATGTTGTACATTTCTATCTAGCCAGTTTAGTTGTTTtcctgttattgtgtgttactttctgtttgtcttatGTTTCCTGGATCCATCTatgttggtaaattgaccctggactgtgccAAAGACTCAGATTATGGATTTGGCGTTAAAAAATCTCACTCTTTTCAGTTTGTGTCCGCCTCGTGATCGCTCCACATTACAAAACCTTTATCAagtttattattgtcattatttttcagaataaatctttaaaactaGAACTAGCAGGCCTTACTCTCAACTACATTATGCAATGTTGTCAAagcatttatcatatttttttttaatgtgtaattgtATCTTGCTAAACAGTATAGGAAATAAGCTAATTATTATATTCCctacaaactgaaaatgttcagcaaCACTTTAATTTGAACAGCACTATGATGGTACACTTACAGATTTGAATAGACACAAAAGGACAAATGATCCTTTAACTCTGAGAAAATAAACCAAAGGtgaaaaatagaacaaaagaaagTTTACATGTCTTTTGTACCTTTAATTTTGAAGACAAGTGTATGTAGTTACAAGAGAGAGGAATAAGATTTAGGACTCACCGGCAGGTTGGCCAGatctttacaaaacacacttgAATGAGTGTTTGTAGGCTCTGTACACCTAAAAGGTAAAAATCAAAGCTTAAGCCATTTATTGCAGCCACTTCTTCCATTAACAATTGAGACCAGGCGGCGTCTGACAGTGGGTAATGGTGAACTTAACTCCCCAGGGCCTTCCAGTAGCCTCAGAAATCAATTCATTTTGGTTTCTGATTTTTATATGCTCTATCAGTAAAGAGATCAATTATACCAATCTTCTATGATAAGTTCTGTATATTGGCatgctgtttgctttaattCCACAGAATAAAGCCAATCATCAAGAAAACGCAGTTTGTTCTAAAAATACCATGCGATCTGAATAGAGACAATATTTGCTGTAGAGTTAAGCATATGGTTGTTTTCTAATTCTAGTGGTGAGATGAAAATACAGCTTACTTGCGGGTCTGTcaaacactgttttcattaccataaaatttaaacatgtataaaagCACATTCTAGCACTGTTTATGCAATGGCTGCACACTGAAagcaaataaattttttttataagatTTGGCTACCTTTTAATGTCTGCAGTCACTTCAGTCAGTTACTTCTGTGTTGGCAGGCACCTCAATATCTGAGACAGAAACCTGTCACCTCTATATATCTACGACAAACCACAAATCAATATCCAGTTCAAACCAGTTGTTGCCGGTCCTCATTTTCACAGTTGTGACAGGTCAAAACCACACCTAAGTCCCGTTAACTACTCTTCCcccattaaaaaggaaaatatgcTTTGCTGATGTACTCGGGGAAATAGTTGTGATTGTTT
Encoded proteins:
- the LOC118243039 gene encoding GTPase IMAP family member 4-like produces the protein MLFCLSVGAMDERRIVLLGKTGDGKSSAGNLILGEQVFGSKCSPNSQTQKCYLNTKPINEKLITVIDTPGFFDTSLTSEELNSEILRCVTECAPGPHAFVIVLKVGRYTKHEIETVKKITESFGEDALKYAVVLFTFGDQLPEGQMIEDFVKQSRELQDLVNKCGGRVHVIDNKYWNEQQDEYRSNRVQVEKLLNTIEEMVRENRGECYTNEMLQLVDKVIDAECKASCEEGKEVPDIKIVREQAKPRVHSNLLAKLVGTGTGALTGAFLGLGAGVLISASVPACTAGILGTSSAAGAIAGVISGNQGADGAETVDEAMKMAYKETVEGAIEVIDKIKELLS